Proteins encoded together in one Acanthochromis polyacanthus isolate Apoly-LR-REF ecotype Palm Island chromosome 12, KAUST_Apoly_ChrSc, whole genome shotgun sequence window:
- the LOC127536548 gene encoding spindlin-1-like produces the protein MSKKRGRKRSSGELSDTVTPDPNCILGVRIQHNWRERGNQSKWKGTVLDRLSVNPSLFMVKYDGFDCIYGIELFKDERVSNLQILSEKVVNNEIKIPPGAEELVGKAVEHLFEKEDGEKNEWRGMVLSRAPIMTNWYYITYEKDPVLYMYQLWDDYTDRDLRILPEAENKHLLPADRKPGEETESLAGKQVEYVVCTDKGVKRTGLVIYQVPAKPSVYCIKYDDDFHIHVYDLVKTT, from the exons ATGTCCAAGAAAAGGGGCAGGAAACGAAGCAGCGGGGAACTGAGTGACACAGTAACCCCGGATCCCAACTGCATTCTGGGAGTCCGCATTCAGCATAACTGGCGTGAGAGGGGCAACCAGAGCAAATGGAAAGGAACAGTGCTCGACAGACTTAGTGTAAATCCTTCTCTCTTCATGGTGAAATATGATGGCTTTGACTGCATCTATGGCATTGAGCTCTTCAAGGATGAGAGAGTATCAAACCTGCAAATCTTGTCAGAAAAAGTTGTAAACAACGAAATCAAGATCCCTCCAGGGGCGGAGGAGCTGGTGGGCAAAGCTGTGGAGCATTTGTTTGAAAAGGAAGATGGAGAGAAGAATGAATGGAGAGGAATGGTCCTCTCCAGAGCTCCCATCATGACCAACTggtat tatatcacTTATGAAAAGGACCCCGTTCTTTATATGTACCAGCTGTGGGACGACTACACTGACAGAGACCTCAGGATTCTGCCTGAAGCAGAAAACAAGCACCTGTTGCCTGCAGACAGGAAGCCGGGAGAAGAGACGGAGAGCCTGGCGGGGAAACAAGTGGAGTATGTTGTGTGTACTGACAAGGGAGTGAAGAGAACAGGCTTGGTCATCTACCAGGTCCCAGCCAAGCCCTCTGTCTACTGTATCAAATATGATGATGACTTTCATATTCACGTCTATGACCTTGTCAAAACCACCTAG